One Rosa chinensis cultivar Old Blush chromosome 3, RchiOBHm-V2, whole genome shotgun sequence DNA window includes the following coding sequences:
- the LOC112193618 gene encoding protein HEADING DATE 3A isoform X1, producing MPRDRDPLVVGRVIGDVLDPFTRSVSLRVTFATREVNNGCELKPSQVVTQPRVDIGGEDLRTFYTLVMVDPDAPSPSDPNLKEYMHWLVTDIPATTGASFGQEIVCYESPRPTVGIHRFVFVLFRQLGRQTVYAPGWRQNFNTKDFAELYNLGSPVAAVYFNCQRESGSGGRRR from the exons ATGCCCAGGGACAGGGACCCTCTTGTTGTGGGAAGAGTCATAGGGGATGTTTTGGACCCCTTTACAAGGTCTGTTTCTCTCCGGGTGACTTTCGCTACCAGGGAGGTTAACAATGGTTGTGAGCTCAAACCTTCCCAAGTTGTCACCCAACCTCGAGTTGATATAGGTGGGGAGGATCTTAGGACCTTCTATACTCTG GTCATGGTGGATCCTGATGCACCTAGCCCAAGTGACCCCAACCTGAAGGAATATATGCATTG gttAGTCACTGATATTCCTGCAACAACTGGGGCAAGTTTCG GCCAAGAGATTGTGTGTTATGAAAGTCCACGGCCAACAGTGGGGATTCATCgctttgtttttgtgttgttcCGGCAGTTGGGAAGGCAAACCGTGTATGCTCCAGGATGGCGCCAAAACTTTAACACCAAAGACTTTGCCGAGCTCTACAATCTTGGATCACCAGTGGCTGCGGTTTACTTTAACTGCCAAAGGGAAAGTGGCTCCGGCGGAAGGAGAAGATAA
- the LOC112191292 gene encoding stearoyl-[acyl-carrier-protein] 9-desaturase, chloroplastic, whose amino-acid sequence MALCRLNTFPSHTLIPCSSSSSSSNSRNFRSPKISMASTRYSVSRETEKMKKTQFPPRESHIQVTHSMPPEHLEIFKSLEEWADDNILVHLKPVEKCWQAQDFLPAPESEGFYEQVKELRERAKEIPDDYFVVLVGDMVTEEALPTYQTMLNTLDGVRDETGASLTSWARWTRAWTAEENRHGDLLNKYLYLSGRVDMKQIEKTIQYLIGSGMDPKTENNPYLGFIYTSFQERATFISHGNTARQAKEHGDVKLAQICGTIASDEKRHETAYTKIVEKLFEIDPDGTVLALADMMKKKITMPAHLMYDGQDYNLFENFSAVAQRLEVYTAKDYADILEFLVGRWKIEELTGLSGEGRRAQDFVCGLPPRIRRLEERAQGRAKKSSSVPFSWLFGREIIV is encoded by the exons ATGGCTCTCTGCAGGCTCAACACCTTTCCATCTCACACGCTCAtcccttgttcttcttcttcttcttcttctaattccCGCAATTTCAGATCTCCAAAAATCTCCATGGCCTCCACTCGTTATTCCGTCTCCAG AGAGActgagaagatgaagaaaactCAATTCCCTCCACGTGAGTCACACATTCAAGTGACTCATTCCATGCCTCCTGAACACCTTGAGATCTTCAAGTCCTTAGAGGAGTGGGCTGATGATAACATCTTGGTGCACCTAAAGCCTGTTGAGAAATGTTGGCAAGCACAAGATTTTCTTCCTGCCCCTGAGTCGGAGGGATTCTATGAGCAAGTAAAGGAGTTGAGGGAAAGAGCAAAAGAAATTCCTGATGATTATTTTGTTGTCTTGGTTGGAGATATGGTCACAGAAGAAGCTCTTCCAACATACCAGACAATGCTTAATACTCTAGATGGAGTTCGGGATGAGACTGGTGCAAGCCTCACCTCCTGGGCAAGATGGACCAGGGCATGGACTGCTGAAGAGAATAGGCATGGAGACCTTCTAAACAAGTATCTCTATCTCTCTGGACGAGTAGATATGAAACAAATCGAGAAGACAATTCAGTATCTTATTGGATCAGGAATG GATCCTAAAACGGAGAACAATCCCTACCTTGGTTTCATTTATACTTCATTTCAAGAGAGGGCTACCTTCATCTCCCATGGGAACACAGCCAGGCAAGCAAAAGAGCATGGGGATGTGAAATTGGCTCAGATATGTGGCACCATTGCCTCGGATGAAAAACGTCATGAAACTGCCTATACAAAGATTGTGGAGAAGCTCTTTGAGATAGACCCAGATGGCACTGTATTGGCTTTAGCTGACatgatgaagaaaaaaataacaatgCCTGCCCACTTGATGTATGATGGTCAGGATTATAATCTTTTCGAGAATTTCTCAGCTGTTGCCCAGCGGCTGGAAGTTTATACGGCCAAGGATTACGCTGATATTTTGGAGTTTCTGGTTGGTAGATGGAAAATAGAGGAGTTGACTGGTCTTTCTGGTGAGGGTCGTAGAGCACAAGATTTCGTATGTGGATTGCCACCGAGAATTAGAAGGTTGGAGGAGAGAGCTCAGGGAAGAGCCAAGAAATCATCCAGTGTTCCATTCAGCTGGCTTTTTGGTAGAGAGATAATCGTTTAA
- the LOC112191289 gene encoding chromatin assembly factor 1 subunit FAS1, which yields MTCEVVVIDGPSGQKTEGQDLVKKTKKRKRGSKGPEDLGVEEKEAKIGLFRKELDGLFGYYREVMSERGCLDLKQCGNDLKSVIGALMEESALPLSKLVDEVFQKLKNGNDAFGDVTLATVKKIVLLVGQREMYGVPNADADVLEDESESCLWCWETRDVKLMPASVRGVLNIRRTCRRKINERITAVSAMIMALQKPESDQSYIQELMKASEMIDKASCEAKIRSLMNRLSLKNSADMVKKQAKREEKLQIKQMERDKREAEKEKQRLERERQKEELQNEKEQKRLLEESEKVEKRREKEESEIRKLRRKQQEDAEKEQRRREKEEAKLKDQLSIKKQASIMDRFLKRTKPSPACQNDQLPTKRTVSISSSKNDENLSEAVTQSMDHTLSSNDKFSAQDIRRSHLSSWRHLGHSIRSNRNQSWGIRRKPKSELFKELKLTTSKELVHGDDSMEKLVDRWGEPVNDERSCQILAEVKKFKSRKQLLQFDKSHRPAFYGIWSKKSHVVRPCHPLRKDPDLDYDIDSDEDWEEEDPGESLSDCDKDDEGESLEEGCSKADDEDESEDGFFVPDGYLSENEGVEVDRMETDITCEETKSPSCKQDSESEKFSSLLRQQKYLGNLTERALQKNQPLIISNLMHEKASLLMAQDLSSTPKLEQMCLQALSIHVFPGDSLVEITVDGMQEEDPEVYLLNGKCSIKSSSAVAVIPELDLPAIVSVIQSCSQSINKVLQALQQKFPAASKTQLRNKVREISDFVDNHWQVKREILDKVGLSMSPEKSAGLPKSITAFFSKRCLPPNGKSINPNETSPQQAVKPGSAVEGQQSCTYGD from the exons ATGACGTGCGAAGTGGTCGTAATCGATGGCCCAAGTGGCCAGAAAACAGAGGGTCAAGATCTAGTGAAGAAGACCAAGAAGCGGAAGAGGGGTAGCAAGGGCCCAGAAGATTTAGGGGTTGAGGAGAAAGAGGCTAAGATTGGGTTGTTTCGCAAAGAGCTTGATGGGTTGTTTGGGTACTACAGGGAAGTGATGAGTGAGAGAGGGTGCTTAGATTTGAAGCAATGTGGTAACGATTTGAAATCGGTCATTGGGGCTTTGATGGAAGAGAGTGCGCTGCCATTGTCAAAGCTTGTTGACGAGGTCTTCCAGAAGCTCAAGAACGGAAATGATGCTTTCGGGGATGTGACGTTGGCCACCGTGAAGAAGATTGTGCTCTTGGTTGGCCAGAGAGAAATGTACGGCGTGCCTAATGCCGATGCCGATGTGTTGGAGGACGAATCTGAATCCTGTCTCTGGTGTTGGGAG ACAAGGGATGTAAAGTTGATGCCAGCTTCCGTGCGTGGGGTTTTGAATATTAGGCGTACCTGTCGAAGAAAGATCAATGAAAGGATTACTGCTGTTTCTG CAATGATAATGGCATTACAAAAGCCGGAGAGTGATCAAAGCTACATTCAGGAGCTGATGAAGGCATCGGAAATGATTGATAAAGCTTCCTGTGAGGCAAAGATTCGCTCATTAATGAATCGCCTATCACTGAAAAATAGTGCAGACAT GGTAAAAAAGCAAGCAAAAAGAGAGGAGAAACtgcaaatcaaacaaatggagcGAGATAAACGAGAGGCTGagaaagagaaacaaagatTGGAACGTGAGCGTCAAAAAGAAGAGCTGCAAAAT GAGAAGGAGCAAAAGCGGCTGCTAGAGGAGTCAGAAAAAGTTGAAAAGCGTCgggaaaaagaagaatctgAAATAAGGAAACTACGGAGGAAGCAGCAAGAAGATGCTGAAAAAGAACAACGGCGCCGGGAGAAGGAAGAAGCTAAACTGAAAGATCAACTTTCCATAAAAAAGCAAGCTTCAATCATGGATCGTTTtcttaaaagaaccaaacccaGCCCTGCATGCCAGAATGACCAATTACCAACTAAAAGAACTGTATCTATTTCATCAAGTAAGAATGATGAAAATTTGTCTGAGGCAGTTACTCAGTCAATGGACCACACCCTTTCATCTAATGACAAATTTAGTGCCCAGGATATCCGCAG GTCGCACTTGTCTTCTTGGCGCCATTTAGGTCATTCTATTCGTTCAAACAGAAACCAAAGTTGGGGAATACGTCGGAAGCCTAAGAGTGAGCTATTTAAGGAACTCAAGCTGACAACCAGTAAAGAACTAGTTCACGGTGATGATAGCATGGAGAAACTTGTAGATAGATGGGGAGAACCTGTTAATGATGAGAGATCATGTCAAATTCTTGCTGaggtcaagaaattcaaatcaagaAAGCAGTTGTTACAATTTGATAAGAGCCATAGACCTGCATTTTATGGTATATGGTCCAAGAAAAG TCATGTTGTTCGACCGTGTCACCCTCTTAGGAAGGACCCAGACTTGGATTACGATATCGATAGTGATGAGGACTGGGAAGAG GAGGATCCTGGTGAGAGCCTCTCTGATTGCGATAAAGACGATGAAGGAGAAAGTTTAGAAGAGGGATGTTCAAaagctgatgatgaagatgaaagtGAAGATGGTTTTTTCGTACCAGATGGCTATCTCTCAGAAAATGAG GGAGTAGAAGTGGACAGGATGGAAACTGATATCACATGTGAGGAGACCAAATCACCCAGTTGTAAGCAAGATTCAGAGAGCGAGAAATTCTCTTCTTTGCTTCGGCAGCAAAAGTATTTAGGAAATTTGACAGAACGTGCTCTTCAGAAAAATCAACCTTTAATCATATCAAATTTGATGCATGAGAAGGCGTCTTTGCTAATGGCTCAAGATCTTAGCAGTACTCCTAAGCTGGAACAGATGTGCTTGCAAGCTCTGAGTATCCATGTGTTTCCTGGTGACTCATTGGTGGAGATAACAGTTGatggcatgcaagaagaagaccCAGAGGTTTACCTTTTAAATGGCAAGTGCAGTATTAAATCAAGCTCTGCTGTGGCTGTTATACCGGAATTAGATCTGCCTGCAATA GTGTCTGTCATTCAGTCGTGCTCCCAAAGTATCAATAAGGTGTTACAAGCTTTGCAGCAGAAGTTCCCAGCTGCTTCAAAGACTCAGTTAAGGAATAAAGTGCGAGAGATATCAGATTTTGTGGATAACCATTGGCAG GTCAAGAGGGAAATTCTGGACAAAGTTGGCTTGTCAATGTCTCCTG AAAAGAGTGCTGGGCTGCCCAAAAGTATTACTGCCTTTTTTTCAAAAAGGTGCTTGCCACCCAATGGTAAAAGCATCAACCCTAATGAAACCTCACCTCAGCAAGCTGTGAAGCCAGGTTCTGCTGTTGAAGGGCAGCAAAGTTGCACATACGGAGACTGA
- the LOC112191293 gene encoding uncharacterized protein LOC112191293 has product MGIGMNMNNSNPSVSPSHYHTHKVFLLCNYILLGAASSCIFLTLSLRLLPSVCGFFVILLHIFTIAGAVSGCAAASAGTGKWYGAHMVATVLTAIFQGSVSVLIFTRTGDFLGELKSYVREEDASVILKLGGGLSILIFCLEWVVLTLAFFLKYYASVEGDHIQLGANSRAAMRSSKVQQEEDLKDWPWPFQV; this is encoded by the coding sequence ATGGGTATAGGGATGAACATGAACAACTCGAACCCATCAGTGTCTCCATCCCACTACCACACCCACAAGGTGTTCCTTTTGTGCAACTACATACTCTTGGGTGCAGCCTCCAGTTGCATCTTCCTCACCCTCTCTCTGCGCCTCCTCCCCTCCGTCTGTGGCTTCTTCGTCATCCTCCTCCACATATTCACCATCGCCGGGGCCGTCTCTGGATGCGCCGCTGCCTCAGCAGGGACCGGAAAGTGGTACGGAGCCCACATGGTGGCCACAGTACTCACAGCAATATTCCAAGGCTCAGTGTCGGTGCTAATCTTCACCAGAACCGGTGACTTTCTTGGGGAGCTCAAGTCGTACGTGAGGGAAGAGGATGCCTCTGTTATTCTCAAGTTGGGCGGTGGCCTCAGTATTTTGATCTTTTGCTTGGAGTGGGTGGTCTTGACCCTTGCATTTTTCTTGAAGTACTATGCCTCTGTTGAAGGTGATCATATCCAGCTTGGTGCTAATTCTAGAGCTGCTATGAGGAGTTCCAAGGTGCAACAAGAGGAGGATTTGAAGGACTGGCCATGGCCCTTCCAAGTCTAA
- the LOC112193618 gene encoding protein HEADING DATE 3A isoform X2 gives MPRDRDPLVVGRVIGDVLDPFTRSVSLRVTFATREVNNGCELKPSQVVTQPRVDIGGEDLRTFYTLVMVDPDAPSPSDPNLKEYMHWLVTDIPATTGASFVGKANRVCSRMAPKL, from the exons ATGCCCAGGGACAGGGACCCTCTTGTTGTGGGAAGAGTCATAGGGGATGTTTTGGACCCCTTTACAAGGTCTGTTTCTCTCCGGGTGACTTTCGCTACCAGGGAGGTTAACAATGGTTGTGAGCTCAAACCTTCCCAAGTTGTCACCCAACCTCGAGTTGATATAGGTGGGGAGGATCTTAGGACCTTCTATACTCTG GTCATGGTGGATCCTGATGCACCTAGCCCAAGTGACCCCAACCTGAAGGAATATATGCATTG gttAGTCACTGATATTCCTGCAACAACTGGGGCAAGTTTCG TTGGGAAGGCAAACCGTGTATGCTCCAGGATGGCGCCAAAACTTTAA